The following coding sequences lie in one Mycobacterium gordonae genomic window:
- a CDS encoding class I adenylate-forming enzyme family protein, producing MTEPAALVFGDRRLRLPELDGLTDSLAGSLRKRGVMAGQRVALMASNRPEFIAAVRGIWRVGAAAVLISPAWKHDEVEHALALTDPADAVGDHPVLAGLMSMLHLDEPAVPATPEPTPSPPDGDAVLVFSSGTTGLPKAVRHTHASLDAAVRHWRDALGLTERDRLQVTTPPSHILGLLNIITALRTGSSVRLHPRFDIDRMLRHIETDRITIEMAVAPIALAIASHPGLESYDLSSLRYIMWGATPVTASIAETVTRRTGIGWVPAYGTTELPVIACNPLCGARLDSVGRAVPGVRLRVVSLDTGEPVGRGEVGEIQARADSLMAGYLPAAATAEVSDDGWYRTGDVGSLDDAGWLRITDRLKEMIKVRGFQVAPAEIETVLHGHPAVKDCAVFGVPDGANGEAVIAAVATHVPVDAKELITWVDAKLASYKRLSRVAFVAEIPRLPSGKVLRRVLKESYGCTSDR from the coding sequence GTGACCGAACCGGCCGCGCTCGTGTTCGGGGATCGGCGCTTGCGCCTGCCGGAACTCGATGGGTTGACCGACAGTCTGGCCGGAAGCCTGCGCAAGCGAGGTGTCATGGCCGGTCAGCGCGTCGCGCTGATGGCCTCGAACCGGCCCGAGTTCATTGCCGCCGTGCGCGGGATCTGGCGGGTCGGCGCGGCGGCGGTGCTGATCAGCCCGGCCTGGAAACACGACGAGGTCGAGCACGCGCTGGCTCTGACCGACCCCGCCGACGCGGTCGGCGACCATCCGGTGCTCGCCGGCCTGATGTCCATGCTGCATCTGGACGAACCAGCCGTCCCGGCCACACCCGAACCCACCCCGAGCCCGCCCGACGGAGATGCCGTGCTGGTGTTCAGCTCCGGCACCACCGGGCTGCCGAAGGCGGTTCGGCACACCCATGCTTCGCTGGACGCGGCGGTGCGGCATTGGCGCGACGCGCTGGGATTGACCGAGCGGGACCGCCTGCAGGTCACCACCCCGCCGTCGCACATTCTCGGTCTGCTCAATATCATCACCGCGCTGCGCACCGGGTCTTCCGTCAGGTTGCATCCGCGCTTCGACATCGACCGAATGCTGCGGCACATCGAAACCGACCGCATCACAATCGAAATGGCGGTCGCACCGATCGCGTTGGCCATCGCGTCGCACCCCGGCCTGGAGTCCTACGACCTGTCGTCGCTGCGGTACATCATGTGGGGCGCCACGCCGGTCACCGCCAGCATCGCCGAGACGGTGACCCGTCGCACCGGTATCGGCTGGGTTCCGGCCTACGGCACCACCGAGCTGCCGGTGATCGCCTGCAACCCGTTGTGCGGTGCGCGCCTGGACTCCGTCGGACGCGCGGTGCCCGGCGTGCGGCTGCGGGTGGTTTCGCTGGACACCGGCGAGCCCGTCGGTCGCGGCGAGGTCGGTGAAATCCAGGCGCGGGCCGATTCGCTCATGGCAGGCTATCTGCCCGCCGCGGCGACCGCCGAGGTCTCCGACGATGGCTGGTATCGCACCGGGGACGTCGGATCACTGGACGACGCAGGCTGGCTGCGGATCACCGACCGCTTGAAGGAAATGATCAAGGTCCGCGGCTTCCAGGTCGCCCCCGCCGAAATCGAAACCGTGCTGCACGGCCATCCGGCGGTGAAGGACTGCGCGGTCTTCGGCGTCCCGGACGGCGCGAACGGCGAAGCGGTGATCGCCGCGGTCGCCACCCACGTCCCGGTCGATGCCAAGGAACTCATTACCTGGGTGGATGCGAAACTCGCGTCCTACAAACGCCTGAGTCGGGTGGCGTTCGTGGCCGAGATTCCGCGGCTGCCCTCGGGCAAGGTGCTGCGCAGAGTGCTCAAGGAGAGTTATGGATGTACGTCTGACCGCTGA
- a CDS encoding transglutaminase-like domain-containing protein — protein MKREVGASLRVTVTDPTTLEFQIAVASLPGLQIDESLTVNLDGKPVPVREIAGEHGTRIHTADVGKGDLQVAYEATVTGRADPIAVRDLDVSTYLRPSRYAEADKFFGFAATEFGRYTNSKVTLLEKVSSWVGTRLNYVPGSSDPIDGATDTLLAGAGVCRDYAHLVVALLRAVNVPARLVAVYAPGCDPMDFHAVAEALIDGKWQVVDATCLAPRQTMLRIATGRDAADTAFLDNHGGAIELTESVITAVTTDPLPRDSVEDLVALG, from the coding sequence TTGAAGCGTGAGGTCGGGGCCAGCCTACGGGTCACCGTCACCGACCCCACGACCCTTGAGTTCCAGATCGCGGTGGCGTCGCTACCCGGACTGCAGATCGACGAGTCCTTGACGGTCAACCTGGACGGCAAACCGGTCCCGGTGCGCGAGATTGCCGGTGAGCATGGAACCCGCATCCACACTGCCGATGTCGGCAAGGGCGATCTGCAGGTCGCCTACGAGGCCACGGTGACCGGGCGAGCCGATCCGATCGCGGTCCGCGACCTCGACGTGTCGACGTACCTGCGGCCCAGCCGTTACGCCGAGGCCGACAAGTTCTTCGGCTTCGCGGCCACCGAATTCGGCCGGTACACCAACTCGAAGGTGACGTTACTGGAGAAGGTTTCCTCCTGGGTCGGGACGAGGCTGAATTACGTTCCCGGGTCGAGTGATCCGATCGACGGCGCGACGGATACGCTGCTGGCGGGAGCCGGCGTCTGCCGCGACTACGCACATCTGGTGGTCGCACTGCTGCGCGCGGTCAACGTGCCCGCCCGCCTGGTCGCGGTCTACGCACCGGGTTGTGACCCGATGGACTTCCACGCCGTCGCCGAAGCCCTGATCGACGGCAAGTGGCAGGTGGTGGATGCGACCTGCCTGGCGCCGCGCCAGACGATGCTGCGCATCGCCACCGGGCGCGACGCCGCCGACACCGCGTTCCTGGACAATCACGGGGGCGCCATCGAGTTGACCGAGTCGGTGATCACCGCGGTCACCACTGACCCGCTGCCGCGCGACTCGGTGGAAGACTTAGTCGCGCTGGGCTGA
- a CDS encoding DUF4286 family protein: MAKGIIYVETYPSSPDREQEYNSWYDDIHLPELVAVDGIVSARRLRPVDDEGPYVALYEIEGDDLQAVLAGMSEARLTMSSALQLDPPPIPRLLEVIAECDSEG, translated from the coding sequence ATGGCGAAAGGCATCATCTACGTCGAAACCTATCCGAGTTCGCCGGACCGTGAACAGGAGTACAACTCGTGGTACGACGACATCCACCTACCGGAGCTGGTGGCTGTCGACGGGATCGTCTCGGCGCGCCGGCTGCGACCGGTCGACGACGAAGGGCCCTACGTCGCGCTGTATGAGATCGAGGGTGACGATCTGCAGGCGGTCCTGGCCGGCATGAGCGAGGCCAGGCTGACCATGTCGAGCGCCCTGCAACTCGATCCGCCACCGATACCGCGGCTGCTCGAGGTGATCGCCGAGTGTGACTCGGAAGGCTAG
- a CDS encoding acyl-CoA dehydrogenase family protein, whose product MDFRDSPQEAEFRQRLREWLSLHANEFSGSGDEYWARQADWHRALYEEGFFGLSWPRDYGGFELPPVYDVIVDEELARAGAPLRPSVGYLVMGIGRHGSDGLRQRFLPGIINGSERWCQGFSEPGSGSDLASLTTAATRDGDNYVIHGHKIWTSYSDVADWCLLLARTDPDAKRHRGLSAFVLSMKQPGVQQRPLQMINGVTNEFGQVFFDGATVPADRMVGAPGDGWAVAMTVVGHEREPSTLGYAARYNKLVAELVARSDGEPSDEVSWAAVQAEMLTHHVRRRLSEQLDGVSHGPEGSLDKLLMTWVEQSVGHAALAVGGTRDPGLFGAYLYSRAQSVMGGTSQIQKNIIASRILGLGV is encoded by the coding sequence GTGGACTTTCGTGACTCGCCGCAGGAGGCCGAGTTCCGGCAGCGGCTTCGCGAGTGGCTATCGTTGCATGCCAACGAGTTCAGTGGCTCGGGAGACGAGTACTGGGCCCGCCAGGCAGACTGGCACCGCGCGCTCTATGAGGAAGGCTTCTTCGGGCTGTCCTGGCCACGTGACTACGGGGGGTTCGAGCTGCCGCCGGTCTACGACGTCATCGTCGACGAGGAGCTGGCCCGCGCCGGCGCTCCGTTGCGTCCCAGTGTCGGCTATCTGGTCATGGGGATCGGCCGCCACGGCAGCGACGGGCTGCGGCAACGTTTCCTGCCCGGCATCATCAACGGTTCCGAGCGATGGTGTCAGGGATTCAGCGAGCCGGGGTCGGGTTCGGACCTGGCGTCGTTGACCACTGCCGCGACCCGCGACGGCGACAACTACGTGATCCACGGCCACAAGATCTGGACCAGCTACTCCGACGTCGCCGACTGGTGCCTGCTGCTGGCCCGCACCGACCCCGATGCCAAACGTCACCGCGGTCTGTCGGCTTTCGTGCTGTCGATGAAACAGCCCGGCGTGCAACAACGTCCGCTGCAGATGATCAACGGCGTGACCAACGAATTCGGTCAGGTGTTCTTCGACGGCGCCACCGTGCCGGCTGATCGCATGGTCGGTGCCCCCGGCGACGGGTGGGCCGTCGCCATGACGGTCGTCGGGCACGAACGTGAGCCGTCCACCCTCGGTTACGCGGCCCGCTACAACAAGCTGGTCGCCGAGTTGGTAGCCCGCAGCGACGGCGAGCCGTCTGACGAAGTGTCCTGGGCGGCGGTGCAGGCGGAGATGCTGACCCATCACGTGCGTCGTCGGCTGTCCGAGCAACTCGACGGGGTGTCCCACGGCCCGGAAGGTTCGTTGGACAAGCTGCTGATGACGTGGGTGGAACAGTCCGTTGGACACGCTGCGCTGGCGGTCGGCGGCACCCGTGACCCCGGACTGTTCGGCGCCTACCTGTACAGCCGTGCGCAGAGTGTGATGGGCGGGACATCACAGATACAGAAGAACATCATCGCCTCGCGAATCCTGGGACTGGGAGTCTGA
- a CDS encoding proline iminopeptidase-family hydrolase, with protein MNTIEVPGGRVWFKRVGAGDGLPLLVVHGGPGLPHYYLSALERLADQREVIFWDQLGCGNSEHPSNPDLWTMRRSVAEMDTVIQALGLRDFHIFGNSWGGMLAQQYVLDVPSGAVSLTISNSAASIPVFAANVIRLKSGLDAATQDAIDRHEAAGTTDSAEYQAAITTWNETYLCRSRPWPRDLYRAFQNMGAEIFQTMFGPSDFHIVGTIRDWDVVDRLGEITLPTLLIAGRFDECSPEHMREMHELIRGSRFEFFDNTAHLPFIEEPDRFDAVMRAFLAPHDGA; from the coding sequence GTGAACACAATTGAGGTTCCGGGCGGCAGGGTGTGGTTCAAGCGAGTGGGCGCGGGCGACGGTCTTCCCTTGCTGGTGGTGCACGGCGGACCTGGCCTGCCGCACTACTACCTCAGTGCACTGGAGCGCCTGGCCGACCAACGCGAAGTCATCTTCTGGGATCAGCTTGGCTGCGGCAATTCCGAGCACCCCTCCAACCCCGACCTGTGGACAATGCGGCGCTCGGTAGCCGAAATGGACACCGTGATCCAAGCGTTGGGGCTCAGGGATTTCCACATCTTCGGTAACTCGTGGGGGGGCATGCTGGCACAGCAGTACGTCCTTGACGTGCCCTCGGGTGCCGTCAGCCTCACCATCTCCAACAGCGCCGCTTCGATCCCCGTGTTTGCCGCGAACGTGATCCGGCTGAAGTCCGGACTGGACGCCGCCACCCAGGACGCGATCGATCGCCACGAAGCCGCGGGCACCACCGATTCCGCGGAATACCAGGCGGCGATCACCACCTGGAACGAAACCTACCTGTGCCGCTCGCGGCCCTGGCCGCGCGATCTCTACCGGGCCTTTCAGAACATGGGCGCTGAGATCTTCCAAACGATGTTCGGACCCAGCGATTTTCATATCGTCGGCACCATCCGGGACTGGGATGTGGTTGACCGACTGGGCGAGATCACGCTCCCCACCCTGCTGATCGCCGGCAGGTTCGACGAATGCTCGCCGGAGCACATGCGGGAGATGCACGAACTCATCAGAGGCTCCCGGTTCGAGTTCTTCGACAACACCGCCCACCTGCCGTTCATCGAGGAGCCCGACCGTTTCGACGCGGTGATGCGTGCCTTCCTGGCCCCGCACGACGGGGCTTGA
- a CDS encoding enoyl-CoA hydratase/isomerase family protein gives MYDMPSEIDVRADGPLRIITLNRPDDLNAVNDSLHVGLARLWQRLTDDASARAAVLTGSGKAFSAGGDFAYLAELAEDAALRAKTIRDGREIVLGMARCRIPVIAAVNGPAVGLGCSLVALSDIVYIAPDAFLADPHVQVGLVAADGGPLTWPLHISLLLAKEYALTGTRIRAERAVELGLANHVADDPFAAAVECAQKIVELPQQAVESTKRVLNIHLERAVLASLDYALSAEHQSFVTEDFRAIVAKLNADKN, from the coding sequence ATGTATGACATGCCAAGCGAAATCGACGTGCGCGCCGACGGGCCGTTGCGGATCATCACGCTGAACCGGCCGGATGACCTCAACGCCGTCAACGACAGTCTGCACGTCGGGCTGGCGCGGTTGTGGCAGCGACTCACCGACGACGCTTCGGCCCGGGCCGCTGTGCTCACCGGCAGCGGCAAAGCCTTCTCGGCCGGCGGCGATTTCGCGTACCTGGCCGAGCTGGCCGAAGATGCCGCATTGCGCGCCAAGACGATTCGAGACGGACGCGAGATCGTGCTGGGTATGGCGCGGTGCCGCATCCCGGTGATCGCGGCCGTCAACGGGCCGGCCGTGGGCCTGGGGTGCAGCCTGGTGGCGCTCAGCGACATCGTCTACATCGCGCCGGACGCATTTCTCGCCGACCCGCACGTGCAGGTGGGCTTGGTGGCCGCCGACGGTGGTCCGTTGACCTGGCCGCTACACATCAGCCTGCTGCTGGCCAAGGAATATGCGTTGACGGGCACCAGGATTCGTGCCGAGCGGGCGGTCGAACTCGGCCTGGCCAACCACGTGGCCGACGACCCGTTCGCCGCTGCGGTCGAGTGCGCCCAGAAGATCGTGGAGTTGCCGCAGCAGGCGGTGGAGAGCACCAAGCGGGTGCTCAACATCCATCTGGAGCGGGCCGTACTGGCCAGCCTGGACTATGCGCTTTCGGCCGAGCATCAATCGTTCGTCACCGAGGACTTCCGGGCGATCGTGGCCAAGCTCAACGCCGACAAAAACTGA
- a CDS encoding acyl-CoA dehydrogenase family protein gives MDVRLTAEQQQLRDAAARMADDLGPGSVQELADQARIARLDKRIEQTGWRSLRSDGASGVEVALVAEEFGRRLVDAPFLGPVLADDLARHLPGAEASGAGAGAGAGAATVAVGDIAFDTRGYRRALLLSGTTLLAVEFEGDGDGADLTRTCTGLAGGSTQLGEVPAEVADRWVALALVGTAADLVGCARGAHALACDYAKIREQYGKSIGSYQAVAHLLAESLALIEGSVSILRHAAWAVDELDSAAAIHAARVAKIYCARATRTVCETAIQVHGGIGNTWECLVHVYLRRALTSTELWPVTLKEVGRGLS, from the coding sequence ATGGATGTACGTCTGACCGCTGAACAACAGCAGTTGCGCGACGCAGCGGCCAGAATGGCTGACGACCTCGGCCCCGGCAGTGTGCAAGAGTTGGCCGACCAGGCCCGGATCGCCCGTCTGGACAAGCGGATTGAACAGACGGGCTGGCGTTCGCTGCGATCGGACGGGGCCTCGGGGGTTGAAGTCGCCTTAGTCGCCGAGGAATTCGGCCGCCGGTTGGTCGATGCGCCGTTTCTCGGGCCGGTGCTTGCCGACGATCTGGCGCGTCATCTCCCGGGTGCGGAAGCCTCCGGTGCCGGTGCCGGTGCCGGTGCCGGCGCCGCGACCGTGGCGGTCGGTGATATCGCCTTCGACACCCGGGGCTATCGGCGCGCGTTGCTGCTCTCGGGCACCACGCTGCTGGCCGTCGAGTTCGAGGGTGACGGCGATGGTGCGGACCTGACCCGCACCTGCACCGGACTGGCCGGCGGGTCAACGCAACTGGGCGAGGTGCCCGCCGAGGTTGCCGACCGGTGGGTGGCCCTGGCGTTGGTCGGCACGGCCGCGGACCTGGTCGGCTGTGCCCGCGGCGCCCACGCGCTCGCGTGCGACTACGCCAAGATCCGCGAACAGTACGGCAAATCGATCGGGTCATACCAGGCCGTCGCCCACCTGCTGGCCGAAAGCCTGGCGTTGATCGAAGGCTCGGTCAGCATCCTGCGGCACGCCGCCTGGGCGGTGGACGAGTTGGATTCGGCCGCCGCGATCCACGCCGCCCGGGTGGCGAAAATCTACTGTGCCCGGGCCACCAGAACGGTGTGCGAGACGGCGATACAGGTGCACGGCGGCATCGGCAACACCTGGGAATGCCTGGTGCACGTGTACCTGCGCCGGGCGCTGACGTCGACCGAGCTGTGGCCGGTCACCCTGAAGGAGGTCGGCCGTGGACTTTCGTGA
- a CDS encoding glycosyltransferase family 4 protein translates to MRISIFTDNFLPKVDGIVTRLTMTVKHLTAGGDEVQIFCPGDAPSTYREAEIVGLPSVRLPSYPEVKLALPTHTISAALERFQPDVIHVVNAFGMLGVGGIWLAKRKKIPLVASYHVDLLKYADFYGWPRPVKRASWQLVKTAHNQARLTLCTSAPLGADLRGRGVQRVTQWPRAVDTELFHPHRASSEWRNRLLGNHSDHGALLLYVGRLAVEKEIEQMRVVLDGLPDARLALVGDGPHRRQLEKYFAGTATTFLGYLRGEQLAAAYASADAFMLTSCTETLGLVLLEAMAAGCPVIAANRGGIPDVVQDGVTGFLYEPDRPGELLAQSKRLLANGALRKAMSRSARQEAERWGWTSATDQLRRNYVRAIGENTAHGRFADSAATSGT, encoded by the coding sequence ATGCGCATTTCCATCTTCACCGACAATTTCCTGCCGAAAGTCGACGGTATCGTCACAAGGCTCACCATGACGGTCAAGCATCTCACCGCCGGCGGGGATGAAGTGCAGATCTTCTGCCCCGGCGATGCGCCGTCCACCTACCGGGAAGCTGAAATTGTAGGTTTGCCGTCCGTGCGCTTGCCGTCGTACCCGGAAGTGAAATTGGCGCTGCCCACTCACACCATTTCCGCTGCGCTGGAACGCTTTCAGCCGGATGTGATCCACGTTGTCAACGCGTTCGGCATGCTGGGCGTGGGAGGAATCTGGTTAGCCAAGCGCAAGAAAATACCGCTGGTTGCCAGCTATCACGTCGATCTTCTCAAGTACGCCGACTTCTATGGGTGGCCCCGGCCGGTGAAGCGAGCGAGTTGGCAACTCGTCAAGACGGCCCACAACCAGGCGAGGCTGACACTTTGTACCTCGGCGCCGCTTGGGGCAGACCTCCGCGGCAGAGGCGTCCAGCGCGTCACACAGTGGCCACGCGCGGTGGACACCGAACTCTTCCATCCTCACCGCGCGTCGTCGGAGTGGCGCAATCGACTGCTGGGAAACCACAGCGACCATGGCGCACTTCTCCTCTATGTCGGCCGGTTGGCGGTGGAGAAGGAGATCGAACAGATGCGCGTGGTGCTCGATGGGTTGCCTGACGCTCGGTTGGCCTTGGTTGGCGACGGCCCGCACCGAAGACAGCTGGAGAAGTATTTCGCCGGCACCGCAACCACCTTCTTGGGGTACCTACGCGGCGAACAGTTGGCGGCAGCCTATGCCAGTGCCGACGCCTTCATGCTTACCTCCTGTACCGAGACTCTGGGCCTGGTGCTGCTGGAGGCGATGGCTGCGGGCTGCCCCGTGATCGCCGCCAATCGGGGCGGAATTCCTGACGTCGTCCAGGATGGCGTTACAGGTTTTCTGTACGAACCCGACCGTCCCGGAGAGCTACTCGCGCAGAGCAAACGGCTGTTGGCCAATGGCGCGTTGCGCAAGGCGATGAGTCGGTCTGCGCGCCAGGAAGCCGAGCGGTGGGGCTGGACGTCAGCCACGGATCAGTTGCGTCGCAATTATGTGCGCGCCATCGGCGAGAACACCGCGCACGGACGCTTTGCCGACAGCGCCGCCACATCTGGGACGTAA
- a CDS encoding pyridoxamine 5'-phosphate oxidase family protein → MSHRAAAVGFHTGELAVQRQAGVQDAAARLAPMVADGELRAGASAFLAKANFAALSARDAAGRLWISPLVGDPGFLQVVSPTRLLIATTPPAADPLRELPGNQPVGLVVMDFSTRRRLRINGMLSTADSGALAIDVDQAYGNCPQYIHPRQLRRHSGDSQLNMFHGNVLRPQDIELVHAADTFFLGTTHPESGNDASHRGGPAGFVRVVSGRLSWPDYPGNNMFNSFGNLFSDPTAALLFVDFDSGATLQLSGTATLRWDVDATATGRCVVFTPQEVVASGSLA, encoded by the coding sequence GTGTCTCATCGAGCCGCTGCGGTCGGCTTCCACACCGGCGAACTCGCCGTGCAACGACAGGCTGGCGTGCAGGACGCTGCGGCACGGTTGGCGCCGATGGTCGCTGATGGCGAGTTGCGCGCCGGTGCGAGCGCTTTCCTCGCCAAGGCCAATTTCGCCGCGCTGAGCGCCCGCGACGCAGCGGGACGGCTTTGGATATCGCCCTTGGTCGGCGACCCCGGCTTTCTGCAGGTGGTCTCGCCTACCCGACTGCTGATCGCGACAACGCCACCCGCGGCGGACCCGTTGCGCGAGTTGCCCGGTAACCAGCCGGTCGGTCTGGTGGTGATGGACTTCTCGACGCGCCGTCGCCTGCGCATTAACGGCATGCTGTCTACCGCCGACTCCGGTGCGCTGGCGATCGATGTGGACCAGGCCTACGGCAACTGCCCGCAATACATCCACCCGCGCCAGCTGCGCCGACACTCCGGCGACAGCCAGCTGAACATGTTCCACGGCAACGTGTTACGGCCGCAAGATATCGAACTGGTGCACGCCGCCGACACGTTCTTCCTGGGCACCACCCATCCCGAATCCGGCAACGACGCATCGCACCGCGGTGGTCCGGCCGGTTTCGTCCGCGTAGTTTCCGGTCGGCTGTCATGGCCCGACTACCCGGGCAACAACATGTTCAACAGCTTCGGGAACCTGTTCAGCGACCCCACCGCCGCCCTGTTGTTCGTCGACTTCGACAGCGGCGCCACGCTTCAGCTCTCCGGCACAGCCACGCTGCGCTGGGACGTAGACGCGACGGCCACCGGGCGGTGCGTGGTGTTCACACCCCAGGAGGTCGTCGCTTCGGGATCGCTCGCCTAG
- a CDS encoding 2Fe-2S iron-sulfur cluster-binding protein has protein sequence MEKNTSGWKVRMTDAAVVTIHLDRRKVSVPLVPGETLLETARRAGLDPPFNCEAGNCGTCMARLSEGSATMRVNDALDDDEVTDGYILTCQGIPDTTPITVHYE, from the coding sequence ATGGAGAAGAATACAAGTGGGTGGAAGGTGCGTATGACGGATGCCGCCGTGGTGACGATTCACCTCGACCGCAGGAAAGTATCGGTGCCGCTGGTGCCCGGCGAGACGCTGCTGGAAACCGCGCGGCGGGCCGGGCTGGATCCACCATTCAACTGCGAGGCCGGCAACTGCGGCACCTGCATGGCCCGGCTCAGCGAGGGCAGTGCGACCATGCGCGTCAACGATGCGCTCGATGACGACGAGGTGACCGACGGCTACATTCTGACGTGCCAAGGCATTCCGGATACCACGCCGATCACCGTTCACTACGAGTAG
- a CDS encoding ArgK/MeaB family GTPase encodes MDISDLIAKARNGSPRAAGRLLSLVEGERRDEVLAAIGPAAPVRVIGITGPPGAGKSTTIGALVGAYRAQDHRVAVLAVDPSSPFSGGALLGDRIRMTAHINDSDVLIRSVASRGHLGGLAAAVPAAIRLLGSIGYSVVLLETVGVGQSEIEIAAVADPTVVILNPGAGDAVQAAKAGLLEVADIVAVNKADRDGAQQTVRDLRAETDAPIVSLIAARAEGVEDLVAAIDAHHRSDNRARRLARARAQILSLAQTRLRTRTDLDSLARSVVDGHEDPYAAAERLLSPQQG; translated from the coding sequence CTGGACATCTCCGACTTGATTGCCAAGGCGCGCAACGGTTCTCCGCGCGCCGCCGGACGGCTGCTCAGTCTCGTCGAGGGCGAGCGCCGAGACGAGGTGCTGGCCGCCATCGGGCCCGCCGCGCCGGTGCGCGTGATCGGTATCACCGGGCCGCCCGGCGCCGGCAAGTCGACGACGATAGGCGCGCTCGTCGGTGCCTATCGGGCGCAGGATCACCGGGTTGCGGTGCTGGCCGTGGATCCGTCGTCGCCTTTCAGCGGCGGAGCGCTGCTGGGCGACCGCATCCGAATGACTGCGCATATCAACGACTCCGATGTGCTCATCCGTTCGGTGGCCAGTCGGGGCCATCTCGGTGGGCTCGCCGCCGCAGTTCCTGCCGCCATCCGGCTGCTCGGGTCCATCGGTTATTCCGTCGTGTTGTTGGAAACCGTCGGAGTGGGCCAGTCCGAAATCGAGATCGCCGCTGTTGCGGACCCCACCGTCGTGATCCTCAACCCCGGAGCCGGAGACGCGGTGCAGGCCGCGAAGGCCGGTCTGCTGGAAGTCGCTGACATCGTGGCGGTGAACAAGGCCGACCGCGACGGCGCCCAGCAGACCGTGCGCGATTTGCGCGCCGAAACCGACGCGCCGATCGTCAGTTTGATCGCGGCCCGGGCTGAGGGAGTCGAGGATCTGGTGGCCGCCATCGACGCCCATCACCGCTCCGACAACCGCGCCCGGCGGCTGGCCCGGGCCCGGGCGCAGATCCTTTCGCTGGCGCAGACCCGACTGCGGACCCGCACCGACCTCGACTCACTCGCCAGATCGGTGGTCGACGGGCACGAGGATCCCTACGCGGCCGCCGAGAGACTGCTGTCACCGCAACAGGGGTGA